Proteins encoded within one genomic window of Episyrphus balteatus chromosome 1, idEpiBalt1.1, whole genome shotgun sequence:
- the LOC129915237 gene encoding uncharacterized protein LOC129915237 isoform X2 produces the protein MYCVVETLEDEGKFVTAVPKNWVIDGTKLLWPKSKKDSICGRKNCITASDDWQSIACKLIFDDIGSWEEAVQKEKDAEYLSSSEENTEEVTIDTNSSEYMTDMNKLMSTLIPNSDVSSFTPPNEDVTITNVISDLYTFEGPSTSTQFKELSSKIDEILERQRSTEVKVQAMQGMLEAFMAKSEVSVNLLASKIAKENAEEVDEELQLDEIFPLTSVQQIEEIEEKLHQNAAFKKKLVRKLSSYGGANGMKTIRTICKCIFTDPLLAEHSWLGTNAKKSFSQYKFLYKTILEAVRSRYPTYSEAEGASFFKGFLKQAPFRMGKPSTNTSSNTSSSASDGQSTT, from the exons ATGTATTGTGTTGTGGAGACGCTCGAAGATGAAGGGAAGTTCGTGACGGCAGTTCCCAAAAATTGGGTCATCGATGGAACGAAGCTATTATGGCCAAAGTCCAAGAAAGATTCCATTTGCGGTCGGAAAAATTGCATCACAGCATCGGATGATTGGCAAAGCATAGCatgcaaattaatatttgatgacATCG GTTCCTGGGAGGAAGCAGTTCAGAAGGAAAAGGATGCCGAGTATTTGTCTTCTTCTGAAGAAAATACGGAAGAAGTGACCATCGACACCAATTCTTCGGAATACATGACAGATATGAACAAATTGATGTCAACTTTGATTCCTAATTCTG ACGTTTCCTCGTTCACCCCCCCAAATGAAGATGTTACCATCACTAATGTCATTTCCGACTTATACACGTTTGaag gCCCCAGCACCAGTACCCAATTCAAGGAACTGTCGTCCAAAATAGACGAAATTTTGGAAAGACAGCGTTCCACTGAGGTGAAGGTGCAGGCCATGCAAGGAATGCTGGAGGCATTCATGGCGAAGTCCGAAGTTTCGGTCAATTTGTTGGCGTCCAAAATTGCAAAAGAGAATGCAGAGGAAGTGGATGAGGAACTGCAACTGGATGAAATTTTCCCACTTACCTCTGTCCAACAAATTGAGGAAATCGAGGAAAAACTCCATCAAAATgcagcattcaaaaaaaaattg gtCCGTAAGTTGAGCTCCTATGGGGGGGCCAACGGAATGAAAACGATCCGCACTATTTGCAAGTGCATTTTTACGGATCCACTACTGGCAGAACATTCTTGGCTGGGGACTAATGCCAAAAAAAGTTTCAGCCAATACAAATTCCTGTATAAAACTATATTGGAAGCGGTCCGATCAAGGTACCCCACTTATAGTGAAGCTGAGGGTGCTTcattttttaaaggctttttgAAGCAAGCCCCATTTCGAATGGGAAAACCGTCCac AAATACCAGTTCCAACACCAGCTCCTCTGCCTCTGACGGGCAATCCACAACATAA
- the LOC129915237 gene encoding uncharacterized protein LOC129915237 isoform X1 — MYCVVETLEDEGKFVTAVPKNWVIDGTKLLWPKSKKDSICGRKNCITASDDWQSIACKLIFDDIGSWEEAVQKEKDAEYLSSSEENTEEVTIDTNSSEYMTDMNKLMSTLIPNSGKFKMYKHGNKVTNFVILTSHFQDVSSFTPPNEDVTITNVISDLYTFEGPSTSTQFKELSSKIDEILERQRSTEVKVQAMQGMLEAFMAKSEVSVNLLASKIAKENAEEVDEELQLDEIFPLTSVQQIEEIEEKLHQNAAFKKKLVRKLSSYGGANGMKTIRTICKCIFTDPLLAEHSWLGTNAKKSFSQYKFLYKTILEAVRSRYPTYSEAEGASFFKGFLKQAPFRMGKPSTNTSSNTSSSASDGQSTT; from the exons ATGTATTGTGTTGTGGAGACGCTCGAAGATGAAGGGAAGTTCGTGACGGCAGTTCCCAAAAATTGGGTCATCGATGGAACGAAGCTATTATGGCCAAAGTCCAAGAAAGATTCCATTTGCGGTCGGAAAAATTGCATCACAGCATCGGATGATTGGCAAAGCATAGCatgcaaattaatatttgatgacATCG GTTCCTGGGAGGAAGCAGTTCAGAAGGAAAAGGATGCCGAGTATTTGTCTTCTTCTGAAGAAAATACGGAAGAAGTGACCATCGACACCAATTCTTCGGAATACATGACAGATATGAACAAATTGATGTCAACTTTGATTCCTAATTCTGGTAAgtttaaaatgtataaacatGGGAACAAAGTTACTAATTTTGTCATACTTACTTCTCATTTTCAAGACGTTTCCTCGTTCACCCCCCCAAATGAAGATGTTACCATCACTAATGTCATTTCCGACTTATACACGTTTGaag gCCCCAGCACCAGTACCCAATTCAAGGAACTGTCGTCCAAAATAGACGAAATTTTGGAAAGACAGCGTTCCACTGAGGTGAAGGTGCAGGCCATGCAAGGAATGCTGGAGGCATTCATGGCGAAGTCCGAAGTTTCGGTCAATTTGTTGGCGTCCAAAATTGCAAAAGAGAATGCAGAGGAAGTGGATGAGGAACTGCAACTGGATGAAATTTTCCCACTTACCTCTGTCCAACAAATTGAGGAAATCGAGGAAAAACTCCATCAAAATgcagcattcaaaaaaaaattg gtCCGTAAGTTGAGCTCCTATGGGGGGGCCAACGGAATGAAAACGATCCGCACTATTTGCAAGTGCATTTTTACGGATCCACTACTGGCAGAACATTCTTGGCTGGGGACTAATGCCAAAAAAAGTTTCAGCCAATACAAATTCCTGTATAAAACTATATTGGAAGCGGTCCGATCAAGGTACCCCACTTATAGTGAAGCTGAGGGTGCTTcattttttaaaggctttttgAAGCAAGCCCCATTTCGAATGGGAAAACCGTCCac AAATACCAGTTCCAACACCAGCTCCTCTGCCTCTGACGGGCAATCCACAACATAA
- the LOC129915251 gene encoding UBX domain-containing protein 7, with the protein MSSVDLAACVMEVTGSTRQVALSLLAACANDVQAAVNLFLANEEESGEVDVESVADIVAPGEDEVRAPIAPKREQLIGPDDDNFRHASQTTGAKGRSLPRIKVCPLRDFAREGSLMEESLAGSDAIMLPSVLNDRPTRSSKSTRALEMSRRARSSTSTSSSSNSSVGRLGLGDLFRPPTDLTVAGTFQYARTKATSIKRWLLVNVQSDNFNSQLLNRDVWSQIKVRDLIKTNFLLWQVSSDTSEGARFSTFYHCNETPYISIIDPRTGEELWKTEHPNKIDFLESLQVFLSEHASEGFFQSDSTKPGPSSSMQSNTEKSLTRTVSSALHRKRTLSNDHATELSEEEQIMLAVRNSLQENGFANNSSKKSKTVSEDEEEAFQEISDSDDDSQNTPVKYNGINTQDLNKNEKVITELHTAYLGASTDEITTLKIRLVNAGVDESVTIKWPSDTKLRALQLYISEHFPTVNEKFKLISPFPRKIVDLDEENLMQTLKDANLHPSSTLHVHLDD; encoded by the exons ATGTCTTCAGTAGACTTAGCAGCATGCGTTATGGAAGTAACAG gtaGTACACGGCAAGTTGCTTTAAGCCTTTTAGCTGCGTGTGCTAATGATGTCCAAGCTGCCGTAAATCTTTTTCTTGCAAACGAAGAAGAAAGCGGTGAAGTAGATGTGGAATCAGTTGCCGACATTGTTGCCCCAGGCGAAGATGAAGTTCGTGCACCTATAGCGCCCAAACGTGAACAATTGATTGGTCCCGATGACGATAACTTTCGGCATGCATCTCAAACAACAGGGGCAAAAGGTAGATCGCTTCCACGAATAAAAGTTTGTCCATTACGTGACTTTGCTCGTGAAGGTAGTTTAATGGAAGAAAGTCTTGCCGGTTCAGATGCAATAATGCTTCCGTCAGTTCTAAATGATCGACCAACCAGATCGAGTAAGTCAACTCGAGCACTAGAGATGTCCAGACGAGCTCGTTCTTCGACATCTACTAGTTCTTCCTCAAATTCTTCAGTGGGCCGATTAGGATTAGGAGATCTTTTTCGCCCGCCTACAGACTTAACTGTTGCTGGAACATTTCAGTATGCCCGCACTAAAGCAACTAGTATAAAACGTTGGCTACTGGTCAATGTACAGAGTGATAACTTTAATTCACAATTATTAAATCGTGATGTTTGGTCTCAGATCAAAGTGCGTGATTTGATAAAAACCAATTTTCTTCTTTGGCAG GTGTCATCTGATACATCAGAAGGAGCTCGTTTTTCCACATTCTACCACTGCAACGAAACTCCTTACATTTCTATAATTGATCCCAGAACTGGAGAAGAACTATGGAAAACTGAACATCCAAATAAAATCGATTTCTTAGAATCATTGCAAGTTTTCCTCAGTGAACATGCATCAGaa GGATTTTTCCAAAGTGATTCAACCAAACCAGGCCCATCTTCGTCCATGCAATCGAATACTGAAAAATCTCTTACGAGAACAGTGTCATCAGCACTTCACCGAAAGCGAACACTATCTAACGATCACGCAACAGAACTTTCAGAAGAAGAACAGATTATGCTAGCTGTGCGAAATTCTCTTCAAGAAAATGGATTTGCAAATAATTCATCCAAGAAATCTAAAACAGTTTCTGAGGACGAAGAAGAAGCCTTTCAGGAAATTTCGGATAGTGACGATGATTCACAAAACACTCCCGTTAAGTATAACGGAATTAACACTcaagatttaaacaaaaatgagaAAGTCATCACTGAATTGCATACTGCATATCTTGGAGCATCaactg ATGAAATAACAACTCTTAAGATACGCTTAGTGAACGCAGGCGTTGATGAGAGCGTTACCATAAAATGGCCATCAGATACTAAGCTACGTGCACTTCAACTCTATATTTCAGAACATTTTCCAACGGTCAATGAGAAATTCAAATTAATCTCGCCATTCCCTCGAAAAATTGTTGACCTTGACGAGGAAAACTTAATGCAAACATTAAAAGATGCAAACCTTCATCCATCGTCTACTTTACATGTGCACCTAGATGACTGA